AGTGTTTGATGCTTGTTGCTGGAGGCCTTTTTCTCTCTTAACGAATACAAGCTTACGCAGTGCTTTGTAGCAAAGAGTGAACCCCAGTAAAGCAACACAAAAGTAACTCAATTTCATCACCACTTCTGCGTGTGAATGTATCTCTCTCATAGAGGATTGAAATACGGCGAGCAAAGTCGTGACCAATGCAATCGCGACAACGGCTTGTAAAATGGACGATAGCACGGTTATGTAAAGGCTACTTTTTGCGTTACTAGGTTGGGTCATCAAGTAGGTAGCAACAATGACCTTTCCGTGTCCTGGCCCCATAGAGTGCAATATCCCATAGCCAAAGCTCACTACAATAAATGTCGACCAAGCGTGACTCTTATTTTCTTGAATATCGTACAATAAATCGCTTAACTGGCTATTTAGATCTCGCTGCCAGTGGATCGCCTGCAAAAGCAATTCTGGCCAGTAATGCCATAATATATACGTTAGAAAGATGACAATGACAGTCATTAACCGCAGTACGATTGAGTTAGGCTCGTTTTT
This DNA window, taken from Vibrio tapetis subsp. tapetis, encodes the following:
- a CDS encoding nickel/cobalt transporter — translated: MNCDTKNEPNSIVLRLMTVIVIFLTYILWHYWPELLLQAIHWQRDLNSQLSDLLYDIQENKSHAWSTFIVVSFGYGILHSMGPGHGKVIVATYLMTQPSNAKSSLYITVLSSILQAVVAIALVTTLLAVFQSSMREIHSHAEVVMKLSYFCVALLGFTLCYKALRKLVFVKREKGLQQQASNTQNGSCTDSSYREKAAIILAIGLRPCTGAIMILLFANMVGLYWVGIVSALIMAIGTCITTSCIALMTLSGKKVVLGYMKHSTKPVRSNLPQVFKLVGGILVAAFGILLMQSTAPAFSSVI